A window of Aeromicrobium sp. A1-2 contains these coding sequences:
- the tsf gene encoding translation elongation factor Ts translates to MAITATEVKRLRDATGAGMMDAKKALTEADGDFDKAIEVLRISGAAKAAKRGAEREASAGLVANFGSAIVELNSETDFVAKNEQFIALAEELAVLADELKPADAAAFAPAKLASGKTVTEAVADLAVVIGEKIELGRVASFDGNVAIYMHRRASDLPHAVGVLVEFEGDEAGHEVARGVAMQIAAMRPRYLTREEVPAEIVAKEREIAEATAREEGKPEQAIVKITEGRLNGFFKDTVLLDQSSVQDSKKTVKALLDEAGVTLKRFAHIEIGA, encoded by the coding sequence ATGGCTATCACTGCCACAGAGGTCAAGAGGCTCCGCGACGCCACAGGCGCGGGCATGATGGACGCCAAGAAGGCGCTCACCGAGGCCGACGGCGACTTTGACAAGGCGATCGAGGTGCTCCGCATCTCGGGCGCCGCCAAGGCTGCCAAGCGTGGCGCCGAGCGTGAGGCTTCGGCCGGGCTCGTCGCCAACTTCGGTAGCGCGATCGTCGAGCTCAACTCCGAGACCGACTTCGTTGCCAAGAACGAGCAGTTCATCGCGCTGGCCGAGGAGCTTGCGGTTCTGGCCGACGAGCTCAAGCCGGCCGATGCAGCAGCGTTCGCCCCGGCGAAGCTCGCTAGCGGCAAGACCGTTACCGAAGCCGTGGCCGACCTGGCCGTCGTCATCGGCGAGAAGATCGAGCTGGGCCGGGTTGCCAGCTTCGACGGCAACGTGGCGATCTACATGCACCGTCGCGCCAGCGACCTGCCGCACGCCGTCGGCGTGCTGGTGGAGTTCGAGGGTGACGAAGCCGGTCACGAGGTCGCCCGCGGCGTCGCGATGCAGATCGCGGCGATGCGTCCGCGCTACCTCACACGTGAGGAGGTCCCCGCCGAGATCGTCGCCAAGGAGCGCGAGATCGCCGAGGCCACGGCACGCGAAGAGGGCAAGCCCGAGCAGGCCATCGTCAAGATCACCGAAGGACGCCTCAACGGGTTCTTCAAGGACACCGTGCTGCTCGACCAGTCCTCGGTGCAGGACAGCAAGAAGACCGTCAAGGCTCTCCTCGATGAGGCAGGCGTCACGCTCAAGCGTTTCGCGCACATCGAGATCGGCGCCTGA
- the frr gene encoding ribosome recycling factor, with protein MDQTLREADTKMAKAVEHTRDEFAAIRTGRAPPAMFAQITAEYYGQQTPLNQLAGFQVPEPRTVIIQPYDVGAKAAIEKAIRESDLGVNPSDDGKVLRVTLPELTEERRKEYIKLAKSKAEEGRVAVRNQRRNAKQAMDRAEKDSEISKDENVGAEKRLDGLTKKYVETIDEMLKNKEAELLDI; from the coding sequence ATTGACCAGACCCTGCGTGAAGCGGACACCAAGATGGCCAAGGCCGTCGAGCACACCCGCGACGAGTTTGCCGCGATCCGCACCGGACGCGCCCCCCCGGCGATGTTCGCCCAGATCACGGCCGAGTACTACGGTCAGCAGACCCCGCTGAACCAGCTCGCGGGCTTCCAGGTCCCCGAGCCACGCACCGTCATCATCCAGCCGTACGACGTGGGTGCCAAGGCCGCGATCGAGAAGGCCATCCGTGAGTCCGACCTCGGGGTCAACCCCAGCGACGACGGCAAGGTCCTGCGCGTGACGCTTCCCGAGCTCACCGAGGAGCGCCGCAAGGAGTACATCAAGCTTGCCAAGAGCAAGGCCGAGGAGGGCCGCGTCGCCGTGCGTAACCAGCGCCGCAACGCCAAGCAGGCGATGGACCGGGCCGAGAAGGACTCCGAGATCAGCAAGGACGAGAACGTCGGTGCGGAGAAGCGCCTCGACGGCCTGACCAAGAAGTACGTCGAGACGATCGACGAGATGCTCAAGAACAAAGAGGCAGAACTCCTTGACATCTGA
- the pyrH gene encoding UMP kinase: MDTDTAQEVDGPASGHALKRVLLKLSGEVFGGGKIGIDPDVVNGIAKQVAEAVAEGVEVAIVVGGGNFFRGAELSQRGMDRSRADYIGMLGTVMNCLALQDFCEKQGIETRVQSAITMGQVAEPYIPRRAIRHLEKGRVVIFGAGAGMPYFSTDTVSAQRALEIGADAVLMSKSGVDGVYSADPRTDPTAHKFDEITFDDALRLGLKVVDAAAFALCMENDLPMIVFGMEGEGNIARVLRGEKIGTLVHAA; the protein is encoded by the coding sequence ATGGACACTGACACCGCTCAGGAAGTCGATGGTCCGGCCTCTGGTCATGCGCTCAAGCGCGTCCTGCTGAAGCTCTCGGGAGAGGTGTTCGGCGGTGGCAAGATCGGCATCGATCCGGACGTCGTCAACGGCATCGCCAAGCAGGTCGCCGAGGCAGTCGCGGAGGGGGTCGAGGTCGCGATCGTTGTCGGAGGAGGCAACTTCTTCCGCGGCGCCGAGCTGAGCCAGCGGGGTATGGACCGCTCGCGGGCCGACTACATCGGCATGCTGGGCACCGTGATGAACTGCCTCGCACTGCAGGACTTCTGCGAGAAGCAGGGCATCGAGACCCGCGTGCAGTCGGCCATCACGATGGGTCAGGTCGCCGAGCCGTACATCCCGCGCCGGGCGATCCGCCACCTCGAGAAGGGTCGCGTCGTGATCTTCGGTGCCGGTGCTGGCATGCCGTACTTCTCGACCGACACGGTCTCGGCCCAGCGCGCGCTCGAGATCGGTGCGGATGCCGTGCTGATGTCCAAGAGTGGTGTCGACGGGGTCTACTCCGCCGACCCGCGGACCGACCCGACCGCTCACAAGTTCGACGAGATCACCTTCGACGATGCGCTGCGTCTCGGGCTCAAGGTCGTCGACGCCGCCGCCTTTGCGTTGTGCATGGAGAACGACCTGCCCATGATCGTGTTCGGCATGGAGGGCGAGGGGAACATCGCCCGTGTCCTTCGTGGTGAGAAGATCGGAACGCTTGTCCACGCCGCCTAG